One Shewanella sp. MR-4 DNA window includes the following coding sequences:
- a CDS encoding HesA/MoeB/ThiF family protein: MSIIQDQAQSLADKDFIRYSRQIFLPEVGEAGQLQLKQAHVLIVGLGGLGQLAAQYLACAGVGRLTLVDGDRVELSNLPRQLLFSDDDIGHHKALIAKQKLAVLAQGCEIDAFAERLTLESASAVFARLLAHGDETRLVLDCTDNLAARHCINRLCIEYALPLVSASIATFNGQLFAVDQQRFPMGGCYHCIFPSKTRAPQNCSSQGVLGPSVGVMASMQALLAMQLLLLATPPTSATKQTGNNQSFEEASPSIASTRALLGRFWRFDAKLLQWHSAALTRDPECEVCGLKPSSLKPNSLKPSEFMQCQSSERVEKANANTQHSTATVSFKSVHNRGLL; the protein is encoded by the coding sequence ATGAGCATCATACAAGATCAGGCGCAATCCCTTGCCGATAAAGACTTTATTCGTTATTCGCGGCAAATATTTTTACCTGAAGTCGGCGAGGCTGGCCAGTTGCAGCTTAAACAGGCTCATGTCCTTATCGTAGGCCTCGGCGGCCTTGGGCAATTGGCGGCGCAGTATTTGGCTTGTGCCGGTGTTGGGCGCTTAACGCTTGTCGATGGCGATAGGGTGGAATTATCCAATCTGCCAAGGCAATTACTCTTTAGTGACGACGATATTGGCCATCACAAAGCCCTCATTGCTAAACAAAAATTGGCCGTGTTGGCGCAAGGTTGTGAGATTGATGCCTTTGCCGAGCGGTTGACTCTTGAGTCTGCGAGCGCGGTATTTGCTCGTCTGTTAGCCCATGGCGATGAGACGAGGTTAGTGCTTGATTGTACCGATAATCTTGCGGCGCGCCATTGTATCAATCGACTGTGTATTGAGTATGCCTTGCCTCTGGTGAGCGCCTCTATTGCCACTTTCAACGGCCAACTGTTTGCGGTTGATCAACAGCGTTTCCCAATGGGCGGTTGTTATCACTGTATTTTCCCCTCGAAGACTCGCGCGCCACAAAATTGTAGCAGCCAAGGTGTGCTCGGCCCCAGTGTCGGCGTGATGGCATCGATGCAGGCGCTGCTAGCGATGCAATTGTTATTATTAGCCACGCCGCCAACCTCTGCTACAAAGCAAACAGGTAATAATCAGAGTTTCGAAGAGGCAAGCCCTTCCATCGCCTCCACGAGAGCGCTACTTGGGCGATTCTGGCGCTTCGATGCCAAGTTGCTACAATGGCATTCGGCCGCATTAACCCGTGATCCCGAGTGCGAAGTGTGCGGATTAAAACCGAGTTCATTAAAGCCTAATTCATTAAAGCCGAGTGAATTCATGCAATGCCAATCAAGCGAGCGCGTAGAAAAGGCGAATGCTAACACCCAGCATTCGACCGCAACCGTTTCATTCAAATCTGTCCATAATCGAGGTTTGTTATGA
- the thiS gene encoding sulfur carrier protein ThiS, whose amino-acid sequence MILIHLNNVPQTLQQPLSLQALLEAQNICQHSVALVLNEAVVPKHRWSSIQCQNEDKIDVFAVVAGG is encoded by the coding sequence ATGATTTTAATTCATCTCAATAATGTGCCCCAAACACTGCAACAACCGCTGAGTTTACAAGCCTTGTTAGAAGCACAAAATATTTGCCAACACTCGGTTGCCTTAGTGCTTAATGAGGCCGTTGTGCCAAAACACCGATGGTCATCTATCCAGTGCCAAAACGAGGATAAGATTGATGTATTTGCCGTTGTCGCGGGAGGTTAA